The DNA sequence GATATCGCATGTAAACTGTTGCAATAATAAGCAGCGCGCCCGCAGGCAGTAAAAAATATTTTGTCTTAGCATTAAATCTATACGAAAGTATCATCACGACTAAAGTTAATTGTGTATGACCGCTAGGAAAAACATCTCGCTGAACTACGATTTCTGGATTTGGTGTCCCACTTGGTATAGATTCACCGATATTTACAAACTCGCGAAGTGCATTAGTGAGAAGTAAACCTGGCAATTCCCATTCGATTGCATAAAAATCGTGAAGCGTAAATCGAGGACCAATTGCAGGTAAAGAAAAATATCCCAAATAAGATAAGAAAAACCCATACACTACAAGAAATGCTGCGTATTCGAATTCAAGCATGCGTTTCTTTACTACAAGTTCAATTCCAAGAATAATTGGGAGCAGATAAAAAAGATTATAAACAATTTGAAGTAATTCTGTCAAAACTGGATTGGCGAATTGATAGATCCAAACCGTTGGATCTACCCCGAATAACCATCTATCGATTTTAATTAAAAGCTGATCATAATCAGTTGGATGGATAGGGTGAACCATGTAATATAATTGCTTGAAGGTCAAAAGAATTAGTGGGGCAACATACCACAAGTGAAGATGTTTCCAGATCAAACTATTAGAATTGTGGTGTTTTACTGCAGATACAACAGC is a window from the Ignavibacteria bacterium genome containing:
- a CDS encoding phosphatase PAP2 family protein, whose amino-acid sequence is MLKTLKSLNIIDLTVIIFYLFLIGMNLIFCNRVEHWKVLIAIEIGVILFAVVSAVKHHNSNSLIWKHLHLWYVAPLILLTFKQLYYMVHPIHPTDYDQLLIKIDRWLFGVDPTVWIYQFANPVLTELLQIVYNLFYLLPIILGIELVVKKRMLEFEYAAFLVVYGFFLSYLGYFSLPAIGPRFTLHDFYAIEWELPGLLLTNALREFVNIGESIPSGTPNPEIVVQRDVFPSGHTQLTLVVMILSYRFNAKTKYFLLPAGALLIIATVYMRYHYVIDLIAGFIFMLLTFWSGKYLYAWWNKFVGKEILDVT